A window of Candidatus Methylomirabilota bacterium genomic DNA:
TCATTCCGGCCGCCGCGGAGACCTCTTCACCGGAGACAGACGTCGACATGCCTACGTTCATGCCGAAGAAGGAGCGCATCACCCGGAAGTGGTACCTCGTCGACGCCGAGGGCAAGGTCCTCGGCCGACTCGCGGCCCGGGTCGCGACGCTCCTCATCGGCAAGCACAAGCCGATCTACGCGCCGCACCTCGACGTGGGGGATCACGTCGTCGTGATCAATGCGGAGAAGGTCCACCTCACGGGCCAGAAGCTCACCGACAAGCTGTACCGCTGGCACTCCGGGTACATCGGAGGCCTGCGCGAGGTACGGGCCGAGACGATGCTGAGAACGCATCCGGAGCGGATGATCGAGTGGGCGGTGACGGGGATGCTACCCAAGACGAAGCTCGGGCGGGCCATGGCCAAGAAGCTCAAGGTTTACCGGGGCGCCGACCATCCGCACGCCGCCCAGCATCCCGAGCCCCTCGACCTCGGGCGAACGGACGCCCGGTCCAAGGAGTCGTGATGGCCGAGACCCAGCAGTTCTACGGCACCGGCCGGCGGAAGACCTCGGTCGCCCGCGTCTTCCTCCGCCACGGTCAGGGGCAGATCACCGTCAACCGGCGGCCGTTCGTGGACTACTTCCCGCGGGAGAGCCTGCGGCTCCTGGTCGCTCAGCCCCTCGAGTTGACGGGCACCGCCGCCCAGCTCGACGTCCTGGCCAACGTGAGGGGTGGGGGACTCTCCGGCCAGGCCGGCGCGGTGCGCCACGGGATCGCCCGAGCCCTCCTCGAGTTCAGCGACAAGCTCAGGCCCCAGCTCAAGCGGGCAGGGTTCCTGACCCGTGACCCCCGGATGAAGGAACGGAAGAAGTACGGGCAGCCGGGTGCGCGCAAGCGCTTCCAGTTCTCGAAGCGGTAGCCGAGATCGATCCGGACGTCACGGGGGAAGGTCGACGCGACCTTCCCCTTTTTTCATGAGGGGTGGGAGATGGAGCCGAAGCTGAAGGTTGCCGTGGCGGGGGCCACGGGGTACATGGGAGCGGAGCTGCTCCGCCTGCTGGCCGTCCATCCGAAGGTGCAGCTCATCACGGTGATGGCGTCGGAGCGCTCGGCCGGCCTCCCGCTGGGCCGGCTGATTCCCAGCCTCAGGGGCCAGTTTCCCCTGACCGTCGAGGCGCTCGACGCCGAGCGGCTCGCCGCTCAGGCTGACTGCGTGATGCTCGCCCTGCCCTACGGCGAGACGCACCGTGTGGTGTCGGTCCTCCGCCGTCGGGGACGGCGGGTCGTCGATCTCTCCTCGGATTACCGTCTGCGGAATGCGGCCGAGTTCGAGGCCTGGTACAAGACGCCGCACACCGATCCCGAAGGTCTCGCCGAAGCGGTGTACGGCCTCCCGGAGCTCTATCGCAAGGAGATCGCGGCGACCCGGTTGGTGGCGAACCCCGGCTGCTATCCGGTGGGGGCGCTGCTGGCCATCGTCCCGCTCCTCAAGGCGGGCCTCGGGCGGGTCGATGGCATCGTCATCGACTCGAAATCCGGCGTCACCGGGGCCGGGTCCATGAGCCAGAAGCCGGACCCGATGTACCTCTACGCCGAGGCGAATGAGAACCTCCAGGCCTACGGGGTGGCCCGGCACCGGCACACCCCGGAGATCGAGCAGGCCCTGTCGGGAATGGTCGGCGCTCCGGTCCAGGTCACCTTCACGCCCCACCTGGTGCCGATGAATCGGGGCCTCTTCACGACCGCCTACGTCCTGCTGGCGCGAAGCGCCTCCACCGGGGAGTGCCTGGCCGCCTTCCGGGAGGCCTACGCGGGCGAGCCCTTCGTGCGCGTCCTCGACGAGGGCGAGTTCCCCAAGACGCGGGCCGTCCTCGGGTCGAACTATTGCGACGTGACGGCGGTGGTGGATGCCCGCACCGGCCGGGCGATCTGCTTGAGCGCGCTCGACAACCTCGGAAAGGGGGGCGCCGCTCAGGCCATCCAGAACCTGAACATCATGCACGGGTGGGACGAGCGGACGGGCCTCGACGCTCCCCCCGTCTACCCATGAGCCCCGCTATGGCCGAGATCGAGTGGATCGAGGGCGGGATCACGGCCGTCCCCGGGATCTTCGGCGCCGGCCTCCACTGCGGGATCAAGCCCGGCTCGGCCCGCGACCTGGCCCTCGTCTACTCGTCGGCGCCGGCCACGGCGGCCGGGGTCTTCACGACCAACCGGATCCAGAGCGCGCCGGTCAAGATCTCGCGGGAGCGCGTGCAGGCCGGGGTCGCCCAGGCGATCGTGGCCTCCAGCGGGTGCTCGAACGTGTGTACCGGCGAGCAGGGGCTCCGGGACGCTCGCGAGATGACGGAGGTCGTCGCCCGTGAGCTCCGTATCCCGGAAACCCGGGTGCTGGTGGCCTCGACCGGCATCATCGGACGGTACCTGCCGATGGACCGCATCCGGCCGGCCCTGCCCAAGCTCGTCAAGGCCCTGTCGCCCCAGGGCAGCCGGCACGCGGCCGAGGGGATCATGACGACCGATACCCACCCGAAGGAGGCCGCGCTGCGCGTGGAGATCGGCGGGCGCCCGATCACCATCGGGGCGATCGCGAAGGGAACGGGCATGATCCACCCGATGATGGCCACCATGTTCTGCTTCGTGGCCACCGACCTGGCGGTATCGCGGGACGCGCTCCAGGCGGCCATCCGGCGCGCCGCGAACGGCTCGTTCAATCGCATCAGCGTCGACGGCGACATGAGCACCAGTGACACGGTGGTGATCCTGGCCAACGGGCTGGCCGAGAATCGCCCGCTGGCCCGCGGCGACCGGCGACTCCGGGTATTCCAGCACGCGCTGGACGGGCTGACCCAGCGGCTGGCGGTCATGCAGGTCCGGGACGGCGAGGGCGCCACGCTCGTGATCGACGTGCAGGTACGCGGGGCCAAGACCCGGCGAGACGCCGAGGCCGCCGCCCGGGCCATCGCCAACTCGCCCCTCTTCAAGACGTCCATGGCCGGCCGTGACCCGAACTGGGGGCGCGTGATGGCCGCGCTGGGAGCCTCCGGGATCCCGGTCCAGGAGGAGCGGGTCGGCATCTGGTATGGTGACGAGCAGGTCGCGGCCGGCGGCAAGCCCAGGGAGAACGTCCGCTGGGAGCGGGTCAAGGCGGAGCTGGCCAAGCCCGAGGTCACGCTCATCGTGGATCTCGGGCTCGGCGGAGGCCACGACCACGTCTGGACCTGCGATCTGACGGAGGACTACGTTAAGATAAACACTGGCACGAGCTAGATCATCGGAGGGGGGCTATGCCCCCCTCCGACGGCCCCCGCGGCAAAGCCGCGGCCGTCCGCATTCGCGGACGGCTTCGGGGCCTGCCTCCCCCAAGGAGTGGGGGAAGGAGCGATTGGGAGGTGCCACGGCGGGCCGACGCCTGCCCATCTCACACGCGTCCCGGTGTCGGTGGCGGGGATGGTCCCCGCAGGGGACGCGGAGGCGAACCGAACCAGGAGGTCAAATGTCTCAGATCACGATGAAGGAACTGCTGGAGGCCGGGGTCCACTTCGGCCACCAGACCAAGCGCTGGAACCCGAAGATGGCGAAGTACATCTTCGGCGAGCGCAACGGCATCTACATCATCGACCTGCAGAAGACGCTCAAGAAGTTCCGGGACGCGTACCTGTTCACCCGGAACCTGGCCGCCGAGGGCGGCACCCTTCTCTTCGTCGGTACCAAGAAGCAGGCCCAGGAGACGATCGCCGACGAAGCCACCCGGGCCGGGATGTTCTTCGTCAACCAGCGGTGGCTCGGCGGCACCCTGACCAACTTCGCCACGATCCGCAAGTCGATCAACCACCTGAAGCGGCTCGACGAGATGCGGGACACCGGCGAGCTCGAGCGTCTGACCAAGAAGGAAGCGCTCGGTCTCGATCGCGAGCGGGCCAAGCTCGAGAAGGCGCTGGCCGGCATCAAGCAGATGGATCGCCTGCCCTCGGCAGTCTACGTCATCGATCCCCGCAAGGAGAAGATCGCCATCGCCGAGGCCCAGAAGCTCGCCATCCCGATCATCGCCATCGTGGACACCAACTGCGACCCCACCGGGATCGACTACCCCATTCCTGGGAACGACGACGCGATCCGCGCGATCCGGCTGATTACGTCTCGAATCGCCGACGCCGTGGTCGAAGGACGAGGCGTCGTGAGCAAGGTGGGCGCAGAGGAGCCGGTCGTGCCGGTGGCCGCACCGGCCGAGCCGGAGGCGTCCGCCCCGACCGGCGACGTGGCGGAGAAGGCGGAGAGCCTGCCGATCACCTCCTAGCGCCGACCCGGTGCCTGTCGGCTACCGGGCCGCGCCCGGAGGCGAGGACTGAGGAGGAACCCAGAGACCATGGCCACGACGGCGGAGCGAGTACGCGAGCTTCGGGACAAGACCGGAGCCGGCGTAATGGACTGCAAGGAGGCGCTGGCCGCCTCGCAGGACGACCTCGAGAAGGCGGTCGACTACCTGCGCAAGAAGGGGCTGGCCTCGGCGGCCAAGCGCGCGCATCGCGAGGCGCGCGACGGCGTGGTGGGGGCGTACATCCATCACGGCGGCAAGCTCGGGGTGCTCGTCGAGGTGAACTGCGAGACGGACTTCGTGGCCCGTACCGAGCAGTTCCAGGACCTCGTCAAGGTCCTGGCCATGCAGGTGGCAGCCGCCAACCCGACCTACGTGTCGCGGGAGGAGGTGCCGCCGGCGGTGATCGAGCGCGAGAAGGAGATCTACCGCCAGCAGGTGGCCGACCAGAAGAAGCCGCCCCAGGTACTGGAGAAGATCATCGAGGGGAAGCTCGCGAAGTTTTACGAGGAGACCTGCCTCCTCGACCAGGCCTACGTCAGGGATCCGAGTGGCAAGACGCGCGTGAAGGACGTCGTCGGCGAGCTCAGCGCCAAGACGAGCGAGAAGATCGCCGTCCGGCGATTCGCCCGGTTCCAGGTCGGCGAGTAATCTTCGGAGGGGGGCTTTGCCCCCCTCCGACGGCCCTCCCGGCGGTGGCCGGGCCGGTCTGACCGATGAGCGGCCGGGACGGTGTCCCGGCCGTGGCGGCGACCGGATCGGGCCTGCCTCCTCCAAGGAAGGCCAGGAGGGAGAGTGGCGGAAGACCAGCCCCGGTACAAGCGGATCCTGCTGAAGCTGTCAGGGGAGGCGCTCGCCGGCGAGCAGGGCTATGGCATCGACCCGCCGGTCCTCGAGCGCATCGTCGACGAAGTCCGGGGCATCCGCGACCTCGGCGTCGAGATCGCGATCGTGATCGGCGGCGGCAACATCTTCCGCGGGCTGCAAGCCTCGGCCTCGGGGATGGACCGGGCCTCGGCCGACTACATGGGGATGCTGGCCACGGTCCTCAACGGCCTCGCGCTCCAGAACACGCTCGAGAAGGCGAGGCTCATGACGCGGCTCCAGTCGGCGATCAACATGCCGGCAGTGGCCGAGCCCTACATCCGACGGCGGGCCATCCGGCACCTCGAAAAGGGCCGGATCGTCATCTTCGCCGCCGGCACCGGGAACCCGTTTTTCACGACCGACACCGCGGCCGCGCTGCGCGCCGTCGAGATCGGGGCCGAGGTCATCCTCAAGGCCACCAAAGTCGACGGCATCTACTCCTCCGATCCTCTCCTCGACCCCCACGCTGAGCTCCTGCCCCGCGTCACCTACATCGAGGTGCTCAACCGGGGGCTGCGCGTCATGGACACGACCGCCATCTCGCTGTGCATGGACCACAAGCTGCCCATCGGCGTCTTCAACCTGAACACTTCGGGTAACCTCCGCCGCATCGTGATGGGGGAGCCCGGCATCGGGTCGTTCGTCGGCGCCAGCGAGGCGCCGCCAGCGAGGTGAGATCATGACCTCCACCCAAGCGGTCCACAAGGACGCCGAGGGGCGGATGCAGGGCGCGCTCGACACGCTGACCCGGGAGTTCGCGGGAGTGCGAACCGGGCGGGCGACCATCGCGCTCCTGGAGGGAATCCGGGTCGACTACTACAACGCGCCCACCCCCGTGAACCAGGTCGCCAGCATCTCGGTGCCCGATTCGCGGACGCTGCTCATCCAGCCGTGGGACGCGAGCGTGTTGTCCAAAATCGAGAAGGCGATCCAGAAATCCGACCTCGGGCTGACGCCGGCTAACGACGGAAAGCTCATCCGCCTCTCCATCCCGCCGCTCAACGAGGAGCGGCGGAAGCAGCTCGCCAAGGCCGTGGGCAAGCTCGCCGAGGAGGCCCGGGTGGCGGTGCGGAACATCCGCCGCGAGGCGAAGGACAAGCTCCGCGGGTTGGCCAAGGACAAGAAGATCTCCGAGGACGACGAGAAGCGAAGCGAGACCGAGCTGCAGAAGCTGACCGACCGGTTCATCCAGCGCGTGGACGAGCTCCTGAAGAAGAAGGAGCAGGAGATTCTCGAGTTTTGACGGCCCCGCCCTCCGGAGGAGAGCGCGGTCCGGGCACCGAGCCGCTGCTGGCGCGAAGCCTCGAAGCCGACGATGCGCTCCTGGAAGCTGTCCGGGCCCAGCCGCTGCCCCGCCACGTGGCCATCATCATGGACGGCAACGGCCGGTGGGCGGCCGCCCGCAACCTCCCGCGCGTCGCCGGCCACCGCGAGGGTGTCAAGGCGGCGCGGGCGGCGGTGCGGGCCGCCGGCCGGCTCGGCATCGAGTACCTGACGCTGTACGCCTTCTCCTCCGAGAACTGGGCCCGGCCGGCCGCCGAGGTGGACTTCCTGATGCGGCTCCTGGAGAGCTCGGTGGACGAGGAGCTGCCCGAGCTCGTGCGGAACAACGTGCGCCTGCGCATCCTCGGTGAGACCACCGGCCTCTCCGAGGGCGTTCGCGCGAGCATCGACCGGGCCATGCGGGCGACCGAAGCCAACACGCGCCTGACTCTGCTGATCGCGCTGAACTACGGGGGACGCCGCGAGCTCACGCGGGCCATTCGCGCCCTCGCCGGTCGGGTGGCGCGCGGGGAGCTCGCGCCGGAAGCCATCGACGAGGCCGACATCGCGGGGTCGCTCGACACCGCCGGGATTCCCGACCCCGATCTGCTCATCCGCACCAGCGGCGAGTTCCGGCTCTCGAACTTCTTGTTGTGGCAAGTCGCCTACACCGAGCTCCTGGTCGTGCCGACGCTGTGGCCCGACTTCTCCCCCCGCGACCTCTCTCTCGCCGTGGCCGACTACCAGCGACGGAGCCGCCGCTTCGGCGGTCTCTGAGAGCCCCGCTACCTGGCCGGGCGGGCGAGTGCTCGCTCAGCGCGCTCTCCTCGCGGTCGTCGCCATCCCGCTGATCGTGGCCCTGGTGTGGCTGGCGCCGGCCTGGCTCTTCGCGGCCTTCGTCCTCGTGCTGGCGCTGGTCGCGCAGTGGGAGCTGTACCGGATGTTCGCCCGGGTCGGTGTGGCGGCCGAGCAGGCGGCCGGGTTCCTCCTGGGGGGGAGCGTCGTCCTGGCCTTCGCGTTCGGAGGATCGCTGCGGCCCTGGCTGGTGTCGCTGGCGCTCTCGCTGGCGGTGGCCGGCTGCCTCGCGCTGGGGCTGGGCCGCGGGTCCGGGGTGGCGCCCGACTGGGCGGGCATCGCG
This region includes:
- the rplM gene encoding 50S ribosomal protein L13, whose protein sequence is MPTFMPKKERITRKWYLVDAEGKVLGRLAARVATLLIGKHKPIYAPHLDVGDHVVVINAEKVHLTGQKLTDKLYRWHSGYIGGLREVRAETMLRTHPERMIEWAVTGMLPKTKLGRAMAKKLKVYRGADHPHAAQHPEPLDLGRTDARSKES
- the rpsI gene encoding 30S ribosomal protein S9 → MAETQQFYGTGRRKTSVARVFLRHGQGQITVNRRPFVDYFPRESLRLLVAQPLELTGTAAQLDVLANVRGGGLSGQAGAVRHGIARALLEFSDKLRPQLKRAGFLTRDPRMKERKKYGQPGARKRFQFSKR
- the argC gene encoding N-acetyl-gamma-glutamyl-phosphate reductase; translation: MEPKLKVAVAGATGYMGAELLRLLAVHPKVQLITVMASERSAGLPLGRLIPSLRGQFPLTVEALDAERLAAQADCVMLALPYGETHRVVSVLRRRGRRVVDLSSDYRLRNAAEFEAWYKTPHTDPEGLAEAVYGLPELYRKEIAATRLVANPGCYPVGALLAIVPLLKAGLGRVDGIVIDSKSGVTGAGSMSQKPDPMYLYAEANENLQAYGVARHRHTPEIEQALSGMVGAPVQVTFTPHLVPMNRGLFTTAYVLLARSASTGECLAAFREAYAGEPFVRVLDEGEFPKTRAVLGSNYCDVTAVVDARTGRAICLSALDNLGKGGAAQAIQNLNIMHGWDERTGLDAPPVYP
- the argJ gene encoding bifunctional glutamate N-acetyltransferase/amino-acid acetyltransferase ArgJ; translated protein: MAEIEWIEGGITAVPGIFGAGLHCGIKPGSARDLALVYSSAPATAAGVFTTNRIQSAPVKISRERVQAGVAQAIVASSGCSNVCTGEQGLRDAREMTEVVARELRIPETRVLVASTGIIGRYLPMDRIRPALPKLVKALSPQGSRHAAEGIMTTDTHPKEAALRVEIGGRPITIGAIAKGTGMIHPMMATMFCFVATDLAVSRDALQAAIRRAANGSFNRISVDGDMSTSDTVVILANGLAENRPLARGDRRLRVFQHALDGLTQRLAVMQVRDGEGATLVIDVQVRGAKTRRDAEAAARAIANSPLFKTSMAGRDPNWGRVMAALGASGIPVQEERVGIWYGDEQVAAGGKPRENVRWERVKAELAKPEVTLIVDLGLGGGHDHVWTCDLTEDYVKINTGTS
- the rpsB gene encoding 30S ribosomal protein S2, with the translated sequence MSQITMKELLEAGVHFGHQTKRWNPKMAKYIFGERNGIYIIDLQKTLKKFRDAYLFTRNLAAEGGTLLFVGTKKQAQETIADEATRAGMFFVNQRWLGGTLTNFATIRKSINHLKRLDEMRDTGELERLTKKEALGLDRERAKLEKALAGIKQMDRLPSAVYVIDPRKEKIAIAEAQKLAIPIIAIVDTNCDPTGIDYPIPGNDDAIRAIRLITSRIADAVVEGRGVVSKVGAEEPVVPVAAPAEPEASAPTGDVAEKAESLPITS
- the tsf gene encoding translation elongation factor Ts; translation: MATTAERVRELRDKTGAGVMDCKEALAASQDDLEKAVDYLRKKGLASAAKRAHREARDGVVGAYIHHGGKLGVLVEVNCETDFVARTEQFQDLVKVLAMQVAAANPTYVSREEVPPAVIEREKEIYRQQVADQKKPPQVLEKIIEGKLAKFYEETCLLDQAYVRDPSGKTRVKDVVGELSAKTSEKIAVRRFARFQVGE
- the pyrH gene encoding UMP kinase, with translation MAEDQPRYKRILLKLSGEALAGEQGYGIDPPVLERIVDEVRGIRDLGVEIAIVIGGGNIFRGLQASASGMDRASADYMGMLATVLNGLALQNTLEKARLMTRLQSAINMPAVAEPYIRRRAIRHLEKGRIVIFAAGTGNPFFTTDTAAALRAVEIGAEVILKATKVDGIYSSDPLLDPHAELLPRVTYIEVLNRGLRVMDTTAISLCMDHKLPIGVFNLNTSGNLRRIVMGEPGIGSFVGASEAPPAR
- the frr gene encoding ribosome recycling factor; this encodes MTSTQAVHKDAEGRMQGALDTLTREFAGVRTGRATIALLEGIRVDYYNAPTPVNQVASISVPDSRTLLIQPWDASVLSKIEKAIQKSDLGLTPANDGKLIRLSIPPLNEERRKQLAKAVGKLAEEARVAVRNIRREAKDKLRGLAKDKKISEDDEKRSETELQKLTDRFIQRVDELLKKKEQEILEF
- a CDS encoding isoprenyl transferase, translated to MTAPPSGGERGPGTEPLLARSLEADDALLEAVRAQPLPRHVAIIMDGNGRWAAARNLPRVAGHREGVKAARAAVRAAGRLGIEYLTLYAFSSENWARPAAEVDFLMRLLESSVDEELPELVRNNVRLRILGETTGLSEGVRASIDRAMRATEANTRLTLLIALNYGGRRELTRAIRALAGRVARGELAPEAIDEADIAGSLDTAGIPDPDLLIRTSGEFRLSNFLLWQVAYTELLVVPTLWPDFSPRDLSLAVADYQRRSRRFGGL